Part of the Sodalinema gerasimenkoae IPPAS B-353 genome is shown below.
AGTAACAGTGGATATTGAAATTGGACGGGGAAAAAACGCTCGTCGCGCCTACGGAATTGACGAAATCGCCCTAGTGCCGGGAAACCGCACCCTCGATCCGATCCTTGCCGATACGAGTTGGGAAATCGGCGGAATCAAACGGGACATTCCTATCATTGCCAGTGCCATGGACGGCGTGGTGGATGTACAGATGGCGGTTAAACTGTCTCAACTGGGTGCGTTGGGTGTCCTCAACCTTGAGGGCATTCAGACTCGTTATGACGATCCGAACCCGATTCTCGATCGCATTGCCTCCGTTGATAAAACTGAGTTCGTGCCCCTCATGCAAGAACTCTACAGTCAGCCAATTCGTGATGAGCTGATTGTCAAACGGATTCAGGAAATCAAACAGCAGGGTGGCATTGCCGCAGTCAGCGTTACCCCAGCCGGAGCCGTCAAGTTTCGCGCTGCAATTGCCGAAGCACAAGCGGACTTAGTGTTTGTCCAAGCAACAGTAGTCTCGACGGCTCATCTGTCTCCTGACACCGTTACGCCCTTGGATTTAGCCGAGTTCTGCCAACAAATGCCCATGCCGGTGGTTTTGGGGAACTGCGTCACCTATGAGGTGGCTCTTAACCTCATGAAAACCGGAGCCGCAGCGGTGCTCGTGGGAATTGGTCCTGGAGCGGCTTGTACCTCTCGGGGAGTGTTGGGGGTTGGAGTCCCTCAAGCGACGGCAGTGGCTGACTGTGCCGCAGCTCGGGATGATTTCTTTAAAGAAACCGGCAAATACGTCGCGGTTATTGCCGATGGCGGTCTCGTGACCGGTGGTGATATTTGTAAATGTATTGCCTGCGGTGCCGATGGTGTCATGATTGGCTCACCTATTGCCCGGGCCAAAGAAGCTCCAGGACGGGGGTTTCACTGGGGCATGGCCACACCGAGTCCCGTATTACCTCGGGGAACCCGCATTAATGTGGGCAGCACCGGTACCTTAGAACAAATTTTACGTGGCCCGGCACAACTCGATGACGGAACCCATAACTTCCTCGGTGCATTGCAAACCAGTATGGGCACTCTCGGGGCGAAAAACCTTCGGGAAATGCAACAGGTGGAAATTGCCATTGCTCCTTCGTTATTAACTGAAGGAAAGGTGTATCAAAAAGCGCAGCAGTTGGGAATGGGTAAGTAATTTCCCGGAGTCAGTGGCGATCGCCTCCAGGCCGATGAAAAAACTGTCCTCACATAAAGTTAGATTTCTAGGAGACAGGTTTGCCATTTATCTCTTAGAATGGAATGAGCGGAGACACATGTTTCCGTTCACTCCTCACACCACACTCCGCCCGAACAGATTGTTCGGGTGGTTTCTTATTTGGGGGCCCGACGCCGCAAGAGTCTAGTTTCCTCGACCTTGTACCCATCATCAGGCTCGACAACCCCTGTGGTAAAATCTAGGGGGAAGCGTAGTCTATGGTGATCACTCGCTAACTCCCGTCCCAGGGGAGTGTTGCGCTCAACATTGCACACAAGATTAGATAAGGACTTTTGAAGTATGTCAGCAACCGCCGAGGTTTCAGACGCCAGCTTTAAAAACGACGTTTTAGAAAGCGAACTGCCTGTTCTGGTTGACTTTTGGGCCCCTTGGTGTGGACCCTGTCGGATGGTCGGCCCCGTGGTCGAAGAGATCGCCCAACAGTATGAGGGTAAGGTGAAAGTCGTCAAACTGAACACCGATGACAATCCCGAAGTAGCCAGCAAATACGGGATTCGCAGTATCCCCACGCTGATGATTTTCAAAGATGGACAGCGCGTAGATATGGTCGTCGGCGCCGTCCCCAAAACCACATTGGCGAACACTCTCGAAAAGTATCTCTAGGGTGTTGGGAGCGATCGCTCCTTATCCCCTCCGGTCAGAGACGTATGGCCTTACCCCAGGTGCTGGGCAGACTCAACGGAGTTTCCCAGCACTTGTTTAATGGAAAAATCTGTAAAATAAGATACTGCGCTTCGATTCATGTAAGTCTATGTCATCTCCTCAACAGATCCCTGGACAAGGCCCTGATCCAACCCCGGAACCATGTTTCGAGTTTCTCTCCCAGGAAATTTCTCATTTAGTTGAGGAACTGCCCAGTCACGAGCATTGGAAGTGGATTTCCCGCTCGCTCTCAACGCTCGTCAACCTGGCTAAATACGACACCGATCGCCTCGACTGGAAGATTGTCAGCCATTCCCTCAAAGATATGGAACGGGGCTTAGAAGTCTTCAGTCCCTATCGTCATGTGCGTAAGATTGCCATCTTCGGCTCGGCCCGAACCGCCAGCGATCGCCCAGAATATCACCTGGCCCGAGAGTTTGCCCGCCGTTTAGCCGAGTACGGCTTTATGGTCATTACCGGGGCCGGCGGTGGCATTATGGCGGCAGGGAATGAGGGAGCAGGAACGGAGAACTCCTTTGGCTTAAACATCCAACTTCCCTTTGAGCAAACCTCCAACCCCTATATCCAAGACGATCCCAAGCTAGTTGACTTTAAATACTTCTTTACCCGCAAACTCTTTTTCCTCAGAGAAAGCGATGCCATCGCCCTCTTCCCCGGCGGCTTTGGAACCA
Proteins encoded:
- a CDS encoding GuaB3 family IMP dehydrogenase-related protein, with translation MDIEIGRGKNARRAYGIDEIALVPGNRTLDPILADTSWEIGGIKRDIPIIASAMDGVVDVQMAVKLSQLGALGVLNLEGIQTRYDDPNPILDRIASVDKTEFVPLMQELYSQPIRDELIVKRIQEIKQQGGIAAVSVTPAGAVKFRAAIAEAQADLVFVQATVVSTAHLSPDTVTPLDLAEFCQQMPMPVVLGNCVTYEVALNLMKTGAAAVLVGIGPGAACTSRGVLGVGVPQATAVADCAAARDDFFKETGKYVAVIADGGLVTGGDICKCIACGADGVMIGSPIARAKEAPGRGFHWGMATPSPVLPRGTRINVGSTGTLEQILRGPAQLDDGTHNFLGALQTSMGTLGAKNLREMQQVEIAIAPSLLTEGKVYQKAQQLGMGK
- the trxA gene encoding thioredoxin, producing the protein MSATAEVSDASFKNDVLESELPVLVDFWAPWCGPCRMVGPVVEEIAQQYEGKVKVVKLNTDDNPEVASKYGIRSIPTLMIFKDGQRVDMVVGAVPKTTLANTLEKYL
- a CDS encoding LOG family protein, with product MSSPQQIPGQGPDPTPEPCFEFLSQEISHLVEELPSHEHWKWISRSLSTLVNLAKYDTDRLDWKIVSHSLKDMERGLEVFSPYRHVRKIAIFGSARTASDRPEYHLAREFARRLAEYGFMVITGAGGGIMAAGNEGAGTENSFGLNIQLPFEQTSNPYIQDDPKLVDFKYFFTRKLFFLRESDAIALFPGGFGTMDEAFETITLMQTGKYGPAPLVLIDRPGGDYWYGWQNYLKTCLLENGTISEEDLSLYSITDNVETACQMIRDFYRTYHSSRYVGDRLIIRLKSPLSDEALQCLNDDYQDILTRGKIERTAPLPEELRQEGHILPRLALYFNQKNFGRLYQMIRFLNSLDQQTEEREHPESK